In Actinomadura citrea, a single window of DNA contains:
- a CDS encoding MerR family transcriptional regulator: MLIGELSRRTGVSPRLLRYYEEQGLLQAERGPNGYRRYGDDSVLTVRKIRVLLDAGLSSEVIRQVLPCTRSDQPDFDWCADIRDLLDREIAALHARIEGLQRNHDALTGFLARRSPDE; this comes from the coding sequence ATGCTGATCGGGGAGTTGTCCCGGCGTACGGGGGTCAGCCCGCGGCTTCTGCGGTACTACGAGGAGCAGGGCCTGCTCCAGGCCGAGCGCGGCCCGAACGGCTACCGCCGCTACGGCGACGACTCCGTGCTCACCGTGCGGAAGATCCGTGTCCTGCTGGACGCGGGCCTTTCCTCCGAGGTGATCCGTCAGGTGCTCCCCTGCACCCGCAGCGACCAGCCGGATTTCGACTGGTGCGCGGACATCCGCGATCTCCTGGACCGAGAGATCGCGGCGCTCCACGCACGTATCGAGGGCCTCCAACGCAACCACGACGCCCTCACCGGTTTCCTCGCCCGCCGTTCACCAGACGAGTAG
- a CDS encoding aminotransferase class IV family protein: MPTPVVQRNGHAASIDELAPLAFAGYAHFTAMQVRGGKVRGLDLHLQRLGSASMELFGRALPDERVRSCLRAALEAGPADVSLTATMYSSSGEFSADGDHAEPDVLVRTGPPASGPAGPLTLATVEYDRFLPALKHVGEVAKTYLMRRAVQDGFDDAAFVDRRGRLSEATIWNLAFWDGDAVVWPDAEMLVGTTMGIVRRQLDRLGVPQRVRQITPADLPDLAGAVVMNSWTPGVAVHRIGPTPVPEAPRFLDLLHRAYEAEPLTEF, translated from the coding sequence ATGCCCACTCCTGTCGTCCAACGCAACGGCCACGCCGCGTCCATCGACGAGCTCGCGCCGCTCGCCTTCGCCGGCTATGCCCACTTCACCGCCATGCAGGTGCGCGGCGGCAAGGTTCGGGGCCTCGACCTTCATCTGCAACGGCTGGGGTCCGCCTCGATGGAGCTGTTCGGCAGGGCCTTGCCGGACGAGCGGGTGCGGTCCTGTCTGCGGGCGGCGCTGGAAGCGGGACCCGCGGACGTCTCGCTGACGGCCACCATGTACTCGTCGTCGGGGGAGTTCAGCGCGGATGGGGATCACGCGGAGCCCGACGTCCTGGTCCGGACGGGGCCGCCCGCGTCCGGTCCGGCGGGACCGCTGACGCTGGCGACGGTCGAGTACGACCGGTTCCTGCCCGCCCTGAAGCATGTCGGTGAGGTGGCCAAGACCTACCTCATGCGTCGGGCCGTCCAGGACGGCTTCGACGACGCCGCCTTCGTCGACCGCCGGGGGCGCCTCAGCGAGGCGACGATCTGGAACCTGGCCTTCTGGGACGGCGACGCCGTGGTGTGGCCCGACGCCGAGATGCTGGTCGGGACCACGATGGGCATCGTCCGCCGGCAACTGGACCGCCTCGGCGTCCCCCAGCGCGTCCGGCAGATCACCCCCGCCGACCTTCCCGACCTGGCCGGCGCCGTGGTCATGAACTCCTGGACCCCGGGAGTCGCGGTCCACCGGATCGGCCCGACCCCCGTGCCCGAAGCCCCCCGCTTCCTGGACCTGCTCCACCGGGCCTACGAGGCGGAACCCCTCACCGAGTTCTGA
- a CDS encoding hydrophobic protein has product MPWLMILVLLLALILFGVGFTLKILWVVAAIVLILWLLGFVLRSAGPSGKRGRWYRW; this is encoded by the coding sequence ATGCCGTGGCTGATGATCCTGGTGCTTCTGCTGGCGCTGATCCTGTTCGGCGTCGGCTTCACTCTCAAGATCCTGTGGGTCGTGGCGGCGATCGTCCTGATCCTGTGGCTGCTGGGCTTCGTGCTCCGCAGCGCCGGCCCGTCCGGCAAGCGCGGTCGCTGGTACCGCTGGTAA
- a CDS encoding alpha/beta hydrolase domain-containing protein: MRFSLRVPWRRVAAAATGAGLFAALLSASPPALAAAPGPVVTVPPPGGHGFPFLAAAEDLGSFGYTESEYFIAGTATSYAKSGLWTSNGRWDVRASGQAPYKTRLLVRRPSDPAKFNGTVVVEWLNVSGQMELSPDYWFARDELLRKGYAWVGVSAQSVGVNGGLGEIRGLKGWDPARYGGLVHPGDAFSYDIFSQAGQALRSPDGPDPLGGLAVRTLLADGESQSAGLMTTYANAVQPVARVYDGFMIHSNGAVGAPISGELADTLWMPNPSRIRTDLTVPTFVVLTETDVPLASAARQPDTDRVVHWELAGTSHGDQWAYDLGGPTLKKSAGSAAPAPDCAAGSAPFNDGPGHYSMNAALRRLDAWARGGARPASGAPLDTVLRDPRTGLAAGGVRLPDVAVPTRTLTGMRDTAGSGVFCGLYGARDPWNGGADPWDRHDAGDPSDPSLPWTAEPVLSALYPTHADYVGKVRAAAQASVSAGHLLPEDATTIIAAAEASGVGG; this comes from the coding sequence GTGCGTTTCTCCCTGCGGGTTCCCTGGCGGCGGGTCGCCGCCGCGGCGACGGGGGCGGGGCTTTTCGCCGCCCTGCTGTCCGCGTCGCCGCCCGCCCTGGCCGCGGCACCCGGCCCCGTGGTCACCGTCCCGCCGCCGGGCGGCCACGGCTTCCCGTTCCTGGCGGCGGCCGAGGATCTCGGGTCGTTCGGGTACACCGAGAGCGAGTACTTCATCGCCGGCACCGCCACCTCGTACGCCAAGTCCGGCTTGTGGACGTCGAACGGCCGGTGGGACGTCCGGGCGTCCGGGCAGGCCCCCTACAAGACCAGGCTCCTGGTGCGGCGCCCCTCCGATCCGGCGAAGTTCAACGGGACCGTCGTGGTCGAGTGGCTCAACGTCAGCGGACAGATGGAGCTGTCCCCGGACTACTGGTTCGCTCGGGACGAGCTGCTGCGCAAGGGGTACGCCTGGGTCGGCGTCTCGGCGCAGTCGGTCGGCGTCAACGGGGGGCTCGGGGAGATCCGGGGGCTCAAGGGGTGGGACCCGGCCCGGTACGGCGGCCTCGTCCACCCGGGAGACGCCTTCTCCTACGACATCTTCTCCCAGGCCGGGCAGGCGCTGCGCAGCCCGGACGGGCCCGACCCGCTCGGCGGGCTGGCGGTGAGGACGCTGCTGGCGGACGGGGAGTCGCAGTCCGCCGGGCTCATGACCACCTACGCCAACGCCGTCCAGCCGGTCGCGCGGGTCTACGACGGCTTCATGATCCACAGCAACGGCGCGGTCGGGGCCCCGATCAGCGGCGAACTGGCCGACACCCTGTGGATGCCGAACCCGTCCCGGATCCGGACGGACCTGACCGTGCCGACCTTCGTGGTGCTGACCGAGACCGACGTCCCGCTGGCGTCGGCCGCGCGGCAGCCGGACACCGACCGGGTCGTGCACTGGGAGCTGGCCGGCACCTCGCACGGCGACCAGTGGGCCTATGACCTGGGCGGCCCGACGCTGAAGAAGTCGGCGGGGTCGGCCGCGCCGGCGCCCGACTGCGCGGCCGGGTCGGCCCCGTTCAACGACGGGCCCGGGCACTACTCGATGAACGCGGCGCTGCGCCGTCTGGACGCGTGGGCGCGCGGCGGGGCGCGGCCGGCGAGCGGGGCGCCGCTCGACACGGTCCTGCGCGACCCGCGCACCGGGCTGGCGGCCGGGGGAGTCCGGTTGCCGGACGTCGCGGTGCCGACCCGGACCCTCACCGGGATGCGCGACACCGCGGGCAGCGGCGTCTTCTGCGGCCTGTACGGCGCCCGGGACCCGTGGAACGGCGGCGCCGATCCCTGGGACCGGCATGACGCGGGCGACCCGTCCGATCCGTCCCTTCCGTGGACGGCGGAGCCGGTGCTCAGCGCGCTGTACCCGACGCATGCCGACTATGTCGGCAAGGTCCGGGCGGCCGCGCAGGCGTCGGTGAGCGCAGGTCATCTGCTGCCCGAGGACGCGACGACGATCATCGCGGCCGCGGAGGCCTCCGGAGTCGGCGGCTGA
- the speB gene encoding agmatinase: protein MPERYGPQFGPDLTFLGVPRCTWSDPSTYGDADVVIIGAPFDGGTSHRPGTRFGPQYIRQSCYLPHNGSRPSLALRVDGLHGDLTVYDAGDVEMYSGDAERSVRSLQEAVYAVARTGTIPLILGGDHTIAWPDAAGVADHLGAGRVSMVHFDAHADTGNVNFGSLVGHGQPMRRLIESGAVRGDRFLQLGLRGYWPGPETLEWMAAQGMRSYEMSEIVARGLDECLTEAFEIATDGCDGVFLSVDIDVCDPGHAPGTGTPEPGGLTGRELLDAVRRVTYELPVAGVDVVEVSPPYDHADITSALANRVVLEALAGIARRRRDQRDGTVWDPRRPLLDGR, encoded by the coding sequence ATGCCGGAAAGGTACGGTCCACAGTTCGGTCCCGACCTCACGTTCCTGGGGGTGCCGCGCTGCACCTGGTCGGACCCGTCCACGTATGGGGACGCCGACGTGGTCATCATCGGGGCCCCGTTCGACGGCGGCACGTCCCACCGGCCGGGGACCCGGTTCGGGCCGCAGTACATCCGGCAGTCCTGCTACCTGCCCCACAACGGCTCGCGCCCGTCCCTGGCCCTGCGGGTGGACGGACTCCACGGTGACCTCACGGTCTACGACGCCGGCGACGTCGAGATGTACTCCGGGGACGCCGAGCGTTCCGTCCGATCACTGCAGGAGGCGGTGTACGCGGTCGCCCGTACCGGGACGATCCCCCTCATCCTGGGCGGCGACCACACGATCGCGTGGCCCGACGCCGCAGGGGTGGCCGACCACCTGGGCGCCGGACGGGTCTCGATGGTCCACTTCGACGCGCACGCCGACACGGGGAACGTGAACTTCGGTTCGCTGGTCGGGCACGGGCAGCCGATGCGGCGGCTGATCGAGTCCGGGGCGGTGCGCGGCGACCGGTTCCTGCAGCTGGGCCTGCGCGGGTACTGGCCCGGACCCGAGACGCTGGAATGGATGGCCGCGCAGGGCATGCGCTCCTACGAGATGTCCGAGATCGTCGCCCGCGGCCTGGACGAGTGCCTGACGGAGGCGTTCGAGATCGCCACCGACGGGTGCGACGGGGTGTTCCTGTCGGTCGACATCGACGTGTGCGATCCGGGGCATGCCCCCGGCACCGGCACGCCCGAGCCCGGCGGGCTGACCGGGCGAGAACTCCTGGACGCGGTCCGGCGCGTCACCTACGAGCTGCCGGTCGCCGGCGTCGACGTCGTGGAGGTCTCCCCGCCCTACGACCATGCCGACATCACCTCGGCCCTGGCCAACCGCGTCGTGCTGGAGGCGCTGGCGGGCATCGCCCGGCGCCGCCGCGACCAGCGCGACGGGACGGTGTGGGACCCCCGCCGCCCCCTGCTCGACGGACGCTAG
- a CDS encoding PRC-barrel domain-containing protein has protein sequence MFEIEDIRQWRGRDVIDPSGSKIGPLEAVYVDTLTDQPSFATVRVGMPTRQRLVFVPLAGCTLGPAHLRVAHDKKQVKGAPGIDTNGELFAEAEPEVFAYYRLPYRAAPDERLLARR, from the coding sequence ATGTTCGAGATCGAGGACATCCGTCAATGGCGCGGCCGGGACGTGATCGACCCGTCCGGGAGCAAGATCGGGCCGCTGGAGGCCGTCTACGTCGACACGCTCACCGACCAGCCCTCGTTCGCCACGGTCAGGGTCGGCATGCCGACCCGGCAGCGCCTGGTCTTCGTGCCGCTGGCCGGTTGCACGCTGGGCCCGGCCCACCTCCGCGTCGCGCACGACAAGAAACAGGTCAAGGGCGCTCCGGGGATCGACACCAACGGCGAGCTGTTCGCCGAGGCCGAACCGGAGGTCTTCGCCTACTACAGGCTCCCCTACCGGGCGGCCCCCGACGAGCGGCTCCTCGCCCGGCGCTGA
- a CDS encoding SAM-dependent methyltransferase, with protein sequence MSETEQAPPGVDTTVPTPARMYDYYLGGTDNFEVDRAAAEKVLVNMPEAGDTAWANRGFLQRSVRWLALRGIRQFIDIGAGLPTMNNTHDAAQAVASDARVLYADNDPMVRAHAEKLLAGSTGTAFITADFRDPDGLLGHEVTGKMVDLTRPVALLVVALVHFIPDEDDPWGIVREYMDRLAPGSYLVLSAGTGDRQADRAVGTLREVYAKSTASVHPRSRTEIERFFTGMEIVPPWEGAAAKVCYIGEWGAEDPEAADSDGSRWAYCAVARREG encoded by the coding sequence GTGAGCGAGACCGAGCAGGCTCCACCCGGAGTGGACACCACGGTCCCCACCCCCGCCCGGATGTACGACTACTACCTGGGTGGCACCGACAATTTCGAGGTCGACCGCGCGGCGGCGGAGAAGGTCCTGGTGAACATGCCGGAGGCCGGGGACACGGCCTGGGCGAACCGCGGCTTCCTCCAGCGCTCGGTGCGATGGCTCGCCCTGCGCGGGATCCGGCAGTTCATCGACATCGGCGCGGGCCTGCCGACGATGAACAACACGCACGACGCGGCCCAGGCGGTCGCCTCCGACGCGAGGGTCCTGTACGCCGACAACGATCCGATGGTGCGGGCCCACGCCGAGAAGCTGCTGGCGGGGTCCACGGGGACGGCGTTCATCACGGCCGACTTCCGCGACCCCGACGGGCTGCTCGGGCACGAGGTCACCGGCAAGATGGTCGACCTGACCAGGCCCGTCGCGCTGCTGGTCGTGGCGCTGGTCCACTTCATCCCGGACGAGGACGACCCGTGGGGCATCGTCCGGGAGTACATGGACCGGCTCGCGCCCGGCAGCTACCTGGTGCTGTCGGCCGGCACCGGCGACCGGCAGGCCGACCGGGCGGTCGGCACGCTCAGGGAGGTGTACGCCAAGTCCACCGCGAGCGTTCATCCGCGGTCGCGCACGGAGATCGAGCGTTTCTTCACCGGAATGGAGATCGTCCCGCCGTGGGAGGGGGCGGCGGCGAAGGTCTGCTACATCGGTGAATGGGGCGCGGAGGATCCGGAGGCGGCCGACAGTGACGGCTCGCGGTGGGCCTACTGCGCGGTGGCGAGGAGGGAAGGGTGA
- a CDS encoding DUF397 domain-containing protein: MRKPSVEELGLDPGVLEWRRTQTDEGGIEVAFAGEWTLLRTTGELISVFDENEWACFLDGVRKGEFDHAAS, encoded by the coding sequence GTGAGGAAGCCGTCCGTCGAGGAACTGGGCCTCGACCCCGGCGTCCTGGAGTGGCGGCGCACGCAGACCGACGAGGGCGGCATCGAGGTCGCCTTCGCCGGCGAGTGGACCCTGCTGCGCACGACCGGGGAACTGATCTCGGTGTTCGACGAGAACGAGTGGGCCTGCTTCCTCGACGGGGTACGGAAGGGAGAGTTCGACCACGCCGCTTCCTGA
- a CDS encoding helix-turn-helix domain-containing protein, with translation MSDAYGATIAKRGLARRLKELRVEAGYTANQVCDRLNWGRGKVGRFEANNWVRPELSDIRDLARIYEGSDLGELEELAGRARRRAWWRDYPEVFGNEFPGFESDASSIRVVMPLVLPGLLQTLPYMQALLSVGTRTPEWRERAMRARLRRQQILDRGDGTAPELTAVITEASLLYEWGDPGDRRTQFAHLLAMSERPNVELRLLRLADGMHPGMSTLVNIFRFPGGEPPMVFLENDADVQEIDIPDDVEAYDEIFEQIRQAALSPADTAEHLRKVISTLE, from the coding sequence GTGAGCGACGCTTACGGGGCCACCATCGCCAAGCGGGGGCTGGCACGCCGCTTGAAGGAGCTGCGCGTCGAGGCCGGATACACGGCCAACCAGGTCTGCGACCGGCTGAACTGGGGGCGGGGGAAGGTCGGCCGGTTCGAGGCCAACAACTGGGTGCGGCCCGAGCTCAGCGATATCCGCGACCTCGCGCGCATCTACGAGGGCAGCGATCTCGGCGAGCTGGAGGAACTGGCGGGCCGCGCCCGGCGGCGGGCCTGGTGGCGTGACTACCCCGAGGTGTTCGGCAACGAGTTCCCGGGCTTCGAGAGCGACGCGTCGAGCATCCGGGTGGTCATGCCGCTGGTCCTGCCGGGGCTCTTGCAGACCCTGCCGTACATGCAGGCGCTGCTGTCGGTCGGGACGAGGACGCCGGAGTGGCGGGAGCGCGCGATGCGGGCGCGGCTGCGGCGACAGCAGATCCTCGACCGCGGGGACGGGACGGCGCCGGAGCTGACCGCGGTCATCACCGAGGCGTCCCTGCTGTACGAGTGGGGCGATCCGGGCGATCGGCGCACCCAGTTCGCCCACCTGCTCGCCATGTCCGAGCGTCCGAACGTGGAGCTGAGACTGCTGCGCCTCGCCGACGGGATGCACCCGGGCATGTCCACGCTGGTCAACATCTTCCGGTTCCCCGGCGGCGAGCCGCCCATGGTCTTCCTGGAGAACGACGCGGACGTCCAGGAGATCGACATCCCCGACGACGTGGAGGCCTATGACGAGATCTTCGAGCAGATCCGCCAGGCGGCGCTCAGTCCCGCCGACACCGCGGAGCATCTGAGGAAAGTGATCTCAACTCTGGAGTAG
- a CDS encoding DUF397 domain-containing protein: MDLSQARWVKATASASSNGGCVEVADLDTAAALRDSRTPEAGAHVVSRSVFAAFLDDVRAGRYDR, translated from the coding sequence ATGGACCTCTCCCAGGCACGGTGGGTCAAGGCGACCGCCAGCGCCAGCAGCAACGGGGGCTGTGTCGAGGTCGCCGATCTCGACACGGCCGCGGCGCTGCGCGACAGCAGGACACCGGAGGCCGGGGCGCACGTCGTCTCCCGGTCCGTGTTCGCCGCGTTCCTCGACGATGTGCGGGCGGGCCGGTACGACCGCTGA
- a CDS encoding ATP-binding protein has product MTKTATMCEIPWRLEDGGCAALPLPADDSIARVARSHVTALLPALGLSVQDVHDIKLMVSELATNVLQHAPSADGPSGAELWVYQRGDGHGRDELVVKAFDTRRDWCPRGTAPGRSDHGRGLTIVELLTQGRWGHHPSRSRLRTPAARGKATWFALPLPHTVRRRHVWRVEGPYATKDLQAMLVQRGLGHFEAEEGTGGTALTDGRGLTVWCEAARFRWRTGSGESGGLPITDITEACERIVELCESSPA; this is encoded by the coding sequence ATGACGAAGACCGCGACGATGTGCGAGATCCCCTGGAGGCTGGAGGACGGCGGCTGCGCGGCGCTGCCCCTGCCCGCGGACGACTCCATCGCCCGTGTCGCCCGCTCCCATGTCACGGCCCTGCTCCCGGCGCTCGGCCTGTCCGTCCAGGACGTCCACGACATCAAGCTCATGGTCAGCGAGCTCGCCACGAACGTCCTGCAACACGCGCCGTCCGCCGACGGCCCTTCGGGCGCCGAACTCTGGGTCTACCAGCGCGGCGACGGCCATGGCCGCGACGAACTGGTCGTCAAGGCCTTCGACACGCGCAGGGACTGGTGTCCCCGCGGCACCGCCCCCGGCCGGTCCGACCACGGCCGCGGCCTGACGATCGTCGAGCTCCTGACGCAGGGCCGTTGGGGCCACCACCCGTCCCGGTCGCGGCTGCGGACGCCGGCGGCCCGCGGCAAGGCGACCTGGTTCGCCCTGCCGCTCCCGCACACCGTCCGCCGCCGCCACGTGTGGAGGGTCGAGGGCCCCTACGCGACCAAGGACCTCCAGGCCATGCTCGTCCAGCGGGGCCTCGGCCACTTCGAGGCCGAGGAGGGCACGGGCGGGACCGCCCTCACCGACGGCCGCGGCCTGACCGTCTGGTGCGAGGCGGCCAGGTTCCGCTGGCGCACCGGTTCCGGAGAGTCGGGCGGCCTCCCGATCACCGACATCACCGAAGCCTGCGAGCGGATCGTCGAACTCTGCGAGTCCTCACCCGCCTGA